In a genomic window of Vicinamibacterales bacterium:
- a CDS encoding PQQ-binding-like beta-propeller repeat protein has protein sequence MPVPPDGVPRRRLRLWPGVLLAVLLLALKVVAPLVAPQATPLGVLAGPLLGLLIGVWWAFFSRAPRAERFGAIVLIAAAMLVASRFLHVSIATGMMGYMFLVFAMPVLALALVAWALATERWSERPRWIALVLIVLIASGAWTLLRTGGFSGYVDHDFAWRWTQTAEERLLAQANDEPPPAPAAAAAAAGSQGPAAASQLPAGSGERQAASSEPQAPSGEREAASGEAAGGTREAVSGTPVAGVLLWPGFRGPSRDGVVHGAAIRTDWSAAPPVEMWRRPVGPGWSSFAVLGDLIYTQEQRGEDEVVSAYSLTTGKPVWRHHDKARFWESNGGPGPRATPAIADGRVYTLGATGLVNALDARTGARLWSQDAAKDTGARRPEWGFAGSPLVVDGLVVVAASGVLAAYDARTGARRWIGPEGSEGYSSPQLATIDGVKQVLLMSGTGLASVSLADGAPLWRHEWKGFPIVQPALTPDGGVLIVANEMSGTRRLAVKHSAGTWAAEERWTSNGLKPWFNDFVVHKGHAFGFDGTILACIDLADGTRKWKGGRYGGGQLVLLPDQDALLVISEQGELALVSASPDGFREVARAAAIEGKTWNHPVIAGNVLLVRNGEQMAAFRLASR, from the coding sequence GTGCCCGTCCCCCCTGACGGCGTCCCGCGACGGCGGCTGCGTCTGTGGCCGGGTGTGCTCCTGGCCGTTCTCCTCCTCGCCCTGAAAGTTGTCGCGCCGCTGGTGGCCCCGCAGGCCACGCCGCTCGGCGTACTCGCCGGCCCGCTGCTCGGCCTGCTCATCGGCGTCTGGTGGGCCTTCTTCAGCCGCGCCCCTCGCGCGGAGCGCTTCGGCGCGATCGTCTTGATCGCCGCGGCGATGCTCGTCGCCTCACGGTTCCTCCACGTCTCGATCGCGACCGGGATGATGGGATACATGTTCCTCGTCTTCGCGATGCCGGTGCTGGCGCTGGCGCTCGTCGCATGGGCGCTGGCGACCGAGCGATGGAGCGAGCGCCCGCGCTGGATCGCGCTGGTTCTCATCGTGCTGATCGCCTCGGGCGCGTGGACGCTGCTGAGGACCGGCGGCTTTTCCGGCTACGTCGACCACGATTTCGCCTGGCGCTGGACGCAGACCGCGGAAGAGCGCCTGCTCGCGCAGGCGAACGACGAGCCGCCGCCGGCACCGGCTGCTGCTGCTGCTGCTGCCGGCTCCCAGGGGCCGGCGGCCGCCTCCCAGCTTCCGGCTGGCAGCGGCGAGCGGCAAGCGGCAAGCAGCGAGCCGCAAGCGCCAAGCGGCGAGCGGGAAGCCGCAAGCGGCGAAGCTGCGGGCGGCACGCGGGAAGCTGTTAGCGGAACGCCGGTGGCCGGCGTGCTCCTGTGGCCAGGGTTCCGCGGTCCCTCGCGAGACGGCGTCGTGCACGGCGCGGCGATTCGCACCGACTGGAGCGCGGCGCCGCCCGTCGAGATGTGGCGGCGCCCGGTTGGTCCGGGCTGGTCCTCGTTCGCCGTGCTCGGCGATTTGATCTACACGCAGGAGCAGCGCGGCGAGGACGAAGTCGTCTCGGCCTACAGCCTGACGACGGGGAAGCCGGTGTGGCGGCATCACGACAAGGCCCGCTTCTGGGAATCGAACGGCGGGCCGGGTCCGCGGGCGACGCCGGCGATCGCCGACGGGCGGGTCTACACGCTGGGCGCGACCGGTCTCGTGAACGCGCTCGACGCGCGGACCGGCGCCCGGCTCTGGTCGCAGGATGCGGCGAAAGACACCGGCGCCCGGCGGCCCGAGTGGGGATTCGCGGGGTCGCCGCTCGTCGTGGATGGTCTCGTCGTCGTCGCGGCGAGCGGCGTGCTGGCGGCATACGACGCGCGGACCGGAGCCCGCCGCTGGATCGGACCGGAAGGCAGCGAAGGCTACAGCTCCCCGCAGCTCGCGACGATCGACGGCGTCAAGCAGGTGCTGCTGATGAGCGGCACCGGACTCGCCAGCGTGTCGCTGGCTGACGGCGCCCCGCTGTGGCGCCACGAGTGGAAAGGGTTTCCGATCGTGCAGCCGGCGCTGACCCCGGACGGCGGCGTGCTCATCGTGGCGAACGAAATGAGCGGCACCCGGCGCCTCGCGGTGAAGCACAGCGCCGGCACCTGGGCCGCGGAGGAGCGCTGGACCTCGAACGGGCTGAAGCCCTGGTTCAACGACTTCGTCGTGCACAAGGGGCACGCGTTCGGGTTCGACGGAACGATCCTGGCGTGCATCGATCTGGCCGACGGCACCCGCAAATGGAAGGGAGGGCGTTACGGTGGCGGACAGCTCGTGCTGCTGCCGGACCAGGACGCCCTGCTGGTGATCTCCGAGCAGGGAGAGCTCGCGCTGGTGAGCGCGAGCCCGGACGGGTTCAGGGAGGTCGCGCGCGCGGCGGCCATCGAAGGGAAGACGTGGAACCACCCGGTCATCGCCGGCAACGTCCTGCTCGTGCGCAACGGCGAACAGATGGCCGCATTCCGCCTGGCGTCGCGCTAG
- a CDS encoding DinB family protein codes for MDYTTLTLAEVRAHLDEIARDAQQTFGHLNARQLNWRPDETRWGVAQCFEHLLTTNRMMLDAARAALDPAAPRTIWQRLPVLPGMFGRLMIRSLTPTATRKLTAPGAARPAASHVADDVVRRFADQQREAAAWIGGLEAARAARTIMASPFLRVITYSVLDACRLIAAHDRRHLEQARRVMQMPAFPAPGGSA; via the coding sequence ATGGACTACACGACCTTGACGCTGGCCGAGGTACGCGCCCATCTCGACGAGATCGCGCGGGACGCGCAGCAGACCTTCGGCCACCTGAACGCGCGGCAGCTCAACTGGCGGCCCGATGAAACGCGCTGGGGCGTTGCGCAATGCTTCGAGCACCTGCTCACGACGAACCGGATGATGCTCGACGCGGCCCGCGCGGCCCTCGACCCGGCCGCGCCGCGCACGATCTGGCAGCGGCTTCCGGTCCTCCCCGGGATGTTCGGGCGCCTGATGATCCGTTCGCTGACGCCCACCGCGACGCGTAAGCTGACGGCGCCGGGGGCGGCGCGTCCCGCCGCCAGCCACGTCGCCGACGACGTGGTTCGAAGGTTTGCCGATCAGCAGCGCGAGGCGGCGGCGTGGATCGGCGGCCTGGAGGCGGCGCGCGCCGCGCGGACGATCATGGCGTCGCCGTTCCTGCGCGTCATCACCTACAGCGTGCTGGACGCGTGCCGCCTGATCGCGGCGCACGATCGGCGGCACCTGGAGCAGGCGCGCCGGGTCATGCAGATGCCGGCGTTCCCCGCGCCTGGCGGCTCCGCGTGA
- a CDS encoding DinB family protein: MTEPEVWLRGPIDGVPAHLQPVAHGLLQCREELERLLAGMPASRLWRSDGGAASIGFHVRHAIGSLDRLFTYARGAMLSDAQRQVLAQESQPDPGLAADDLLAAFEAAVTRAIDQLRETSEATLTDRRLVGRAQMPSTVIGLLFHAAEHTQRHVGQAVTTARFVAAAEGTVP; the protein is encoded by the coding sequence ATGACCGAACCCGAAGTGTGGCTCCGCGGTCCGATCGACGGCGTGCCGGCGCACCTCCAGCCGGTCGCGCACGGTCTGCTGCAGTGCCGCGAAGAGCTCGAGCGGCTGCTCGCGGGGATGCCGGCGTCGCGCCTCTGGCGATCGGACGGCGGCGCCGCCTCGATCGGCTTTCACGTCCGTCATGCGATCGGCAGCCTGGATCGCCTGTTCACCTACGCGCGCGGCGCGATGCTGTCCGACGCGCAGCGTCAGGTGCTCGCGCAGGAATCACAGCCGGACCCCGGCCTCGCCGCCGACGATCTGCTCGCCGCGTTCGAGGCGGCGGTGACCCGCGCCATCGATCAATTGCGCGAGACCAGCGAAGCGACGCTGACGGATCGCCGGCTGGTCGGGCGCGCGCAGATGCCGTCCACGGTCATCGGCCTGTTGTTCCACGCCGCCGAGCACACCCAGCGCCACGTCGGCCAGGCGGTGACGACCGCCCGGTTCGTCGCGGCAGCCGAAGGCACCGTGCCGTAA